The following are encoded in a window of Bordetella genomosp. 10 genomic DNA:
- a CDS encoding FecR domain-containing protein: MAEPRHALAAPFQPRDGGGPIAAAVVAQAAVWAATLQSGVATDADRAACLRWRRAHPEHERAWRRMSGLGEDLRLGAAGLPPPVARGILDAACAPRRRAMKAALGLAGLGVAAGLGWRELPLPRLLADYRTGAGQRETVVLEDGTRVMLGTASAIDVRFDATQRLVTLREGRILVVTGEDARHRPFIVATGSGSIRPVGTRYTVRYEPRVSPVVHVAVQQGAVDIQTRDGARTLRLRAGEQTAFDTYAIDAPQGLDHAATAWTDGMLLAERMRLADFVAELGRYRAGHLGCEDSVADLLVSGAFPVEQPDAVLAALQEILPLRLRYVTRYWVTLAPR; encoded by the coding sequence ATGGCTGAGCCGCGACACGCCCTGGCGGCGCCCTTCCAGCCGCGCGACGGCGGCGGGCCCATCGCGGCGGCCGTGGTGGCGCAGGCCGCCGTCTGGGCCGCCACGCTGCAGTCCGGCGTCGCCACCGACGCGGACCGCGCCGCCTGCCTGCGCTGGCGCCGCGCGCATCCCGAACACGAGCGCGCCTGGCGCCGCATGAGCGGCCTGGGCGAAGACCTGCGCCTGGGCGCCGCCGGCCTGCCGCCGCCGGTGGCGCGCGGCATCCTGGACGCGGCCTGCGCGCCGCGCCGTCGCGCGATGAAAGCGGCCCTGGGCCTGGCCGGGCTGGGCGTGGCGGCGGGACTGGGCTGGCGCGAACTGCCCCTGCCCCGCCTGCTGGCCGACTACCGCACCGGCGCCGGCCAGCGCGAGACCGTGGTGCTGGAGGACGGCACCCGCGTCATGCTGGGCACCGCCAGCGCCATCGACGTGCGCTTCGACGCGACGCAGCGCCTGGTGACCCTGCGCGAGGGCCGCATCCTCGTCGTCACCGGCGAGGACGCGCGCCATCGTCCCTTCATCGTCGCCACCGGCAGCGGCAGCATCCGCCCGGTCGGCACGCGCTACACGGTGCGCTACGAGCCGCGCGTCTCGCCCGTCGTCCACGTGGCGGTGCAGCAGGGCGCGGTGGACATCCAGACCCGCGACGGCGCGCGCACCCTGCGCCTGCGCGCCGGCGAACAGACGGCCTTCGACACCTACGCCATCGACGCGCCGCAGGGCCTGGATCACGCCGCCACCGCCTGGACCGACGGCATGCTGCTGGCCGAACGCATGCGCCTGGCGGATTTCGTGGCGGAACTCGGCCGCTATCGCGCCGGCCACCTGGGCTGCGAGGACAGCGTGGCGGACCTGCTGGTGTCGGGCGCTTTCCCGGTGGAGCAGCCCGACGCGGTGCTGGCCGCCTTGCAGGAAATCCTGCCGCTGCGGCTGCGCTACGTGACGCGGTATTGGGTGACGCTGGCGCCGCGATGA
- a CDS encoding sigma-70 family RNA polymerase sigma factor: MVVSEQAFLPDIETLYRHHHGWLVGMLRRKLGNRENAADLAQDTFARLLATASPVQPREPRAYLHTVASCLAAQYFRRQALERAYLDALAQQPEALAPSAETRALILEALAAVSRVLDALPARTRAMFLMAQLDGLTYPAIAAELGVTVNVVQKAMIKAFQHCYAAVYG, encoded by the coding sequence ATCGTCGTGTCTGAACAGGCCTTTCTTCCCGATATCGAAACGCTCTACCGCCACCACCACGGCTGGCTGGTCGGCATGCTGCGCCGCAAGCTGGGCAACCGCGAAAACGCGGCCGACCTGGCGCAGGACACCTTCGCCCGCCTGCTCGCCACCGCCAGCCCCGTGCAGCCGCGCGAGCCGCGCGCCTACCTGCACACCGTGGCCAGCTGCCTGGCGGCCCAGTACTTCCGCCGCCAGGCGCTGGAACGCGCCTACCTGGACGCGCTGGCCCAGCAACCCGAAGCCCTGGCGCCGTCGGCCGAAACGCGCGCGTTGATCCTGGAAGCGCTGGCCGCCGTCAGCCGGGTGCTCGACGCCCTGCCGGCGCGCACGCGCGCCATGTTCCTGATGGCGCAACTGGACGGGCTGACCTATCCCGCCATCGCGGCCGAACTGGGCGTCACCGTCAACGTCGTGCAGAAGGCCATGATCAAGGCGTTCCAGCACTGCTATGCGGCGGTCTATGGCTGA
- a CDS encoding PepSY-associated TM helix domain-containing protein translates to MNPPSSRRSYWLKTLHQWHWISAALCLAGILLFALTGLTLNNAALIEAKPRVTTRHAELPADLRQALVAMQAAGAGAGSGAAAQRRGRHAQADLPPAALAWLSGQLGIDAAGKTAEWSADEIYVSLPRAGGDAWVSLDLESGAVEYETTDRGWIAYFNDLHKGRHTGVAWRWFIDACAVACLVFSVTGLLLLKMHAGRRLATWPVVGLGLLVPVLLALLFIH, encoded by the coding sequence ATGAATCCTCCCTCCTCGCGCCGTTCGTATTGGCTCAAGACCCTGCACCAGTGGCACTGGATCAGCGCCGCGCTGTGCCTGGCGGGAATCCTGCTGTTCGCGCTGACCGGCTTGACGCTGAACAACGCCGCCCTGATCGAGGCCAAGCCGCGCGTGACCACCCGCCATGCCGAACTGCCGGCCGACCTGCGCCAGGCCCTGGTCGCCATGCAGGCCGCCGGCGCGGGGGCGGGCAGCGGGGCGGCGGCGCAGCGGCGCGGGCGGCACGCCCAGGCCGACCTGCCGCCCGCCGCGCTGGCCTGGCTGTCCGGCCAGTTGGGCATCGACGCGGCCGGCAAGACGGCGGAGTGGTCGGCGGACGAAATCTATGTCTCCCTGCCGCGCGCGGGCGGCGACGCCTGGGTCTCGCTGGACCTGGAGAGCGGCGCGGTGGAGTACGAAACGACCGATCGCGGCTGGATCGCCTACTTCAACGACTTGCACAAGGGGCGCCACACCGGCGTGGCCTGGCGTTGGTTCATCGACGCCTGTGCCGTGGCCTGTCTGGTGTTTTCCGTGACCGGCCTGTTGCTGCTGAAGATGCATGCCGGCCGGCGCCTGGCGACCTGGCCGGTGGTGGGGCTGGGCCTGCTGGTTCCCGTGCTGCTGGCCCTGCTGTTCATTCACTGA
- a CDS encoding DUF2271 domain-containing protein, producing MRKLLLTAILAGAISRAAHGAELNVSVEIPRLDVAEYHRPYVAIWIENADQSVAADVAVWYDVAKRNNEGTEWLKDLRQWWRRSGRNQQFPVDGVSGATRPAGVQAVRLDSKSPALAALKPGHYGLVVEAAREVGGRELVRVPFEWPPTKPAQATARGEHELGAIAVSAAP from the coding sequence ATGCGCAAACTGCTACTCACCGCCATCCTGGCCGGCGCGATCTCCCGCGCGGCCCATGGCGCGGAACTCAACGTCAGCGTGGAGATCCCGCGCCTGGACGTGGCCGAGTACCACCGGCCCTATGTGGCCATCTGGATCGAGAACGCCGACCAGAGCGTGGCGGCCGACGTGGCGGTCTGGTACGACGTCGCCAAGCGCAACAACGAAGGCACCGAATGGCTCAAGGACCTGCGCCAGTGGTGGCGCCGCAGCGGCCGCAACCAGCAGTTCCCGGTGGACGGCGTCAGCGGCGCCACCCGTCCGGCCGGCGTCCAGGCCGTGCGCCTGGACAGCAAATCGCCCGCGCTGGCGGCCTTGAAGCCCGGCCATTACGGCCTGGTGGTGGAGGCCGCGCGCGAAGTGGGCGGCCGCGAACTGGTGCGCGTGCCTTTCGAGTGGCCGCCCACCAAGCCGGCCCAGGCCACCGCGCGCGGCGAACACGAACTGGGCGCCATCGCCGTCAGCGCGGCGCCCTGA
- a CDS encoding DUF4198 domain-containing protein — MKYANRLAAVLALSLPALALPGAAHAHDMWLLPSSTVLSGEQNWVTVDAAVGNDKFYFNHAPLRLDNLAIVAPDGSAAEAENQNRGKLRSTFDLQLKQQGTYRVAVVNDGVFAHWKEDGKVKRLFGKADGLDKIPANAQELGINQVMGRVETFVTAGKPSAVKPVGKGMELVPLTHPNDLYAGEAATFQMQIDGKPAAGLEVNVVPGGSRYRDKLDEIKLKTGQDGKFQVKWPHPGMYWVEASLEDAKTTVPRAAKRRISYSGTFEVLAQ; from the coding sequence ATGAAGTACGCAAACCGTCTCGCCGCCGTCCTGGCCCTGAGCCTGCCCGCCCTGGCCCTGCCGGGCGCCGCCCACGCCCACGATATGTGGCTGCTGCCTTCGTCGACGGTGTTGTCCGGCGAGCAGAACTGGGTGACCGTCGACGCCGCCGTGGGCAACGACAAGTTCTATTTCAATCATGCGCCGCTGCGCCTGGACAACCTGGCCATCGTCGCGCCGGACGGCAGCGCCGCCGAGGCCGAGAACCAGAACCGCGGCAAGCTGCGCAGCACCTTCGATCTGCAGTTGAAGCAGCAGGGCACGTATCGCGTGGCCGTGGTGAACGACGGCGTGTTCGCGCACTGGAAGGAAGACGGCAAGGTCAAGCGCCTGTTCGGCAAGGCCGACGGCCTGGACAAGATTCCCGCCAACGCGCAGGAACTGGGCATCAACCAGGTGATGGGCCGCGTCGAGACCTTCGTCACCGCCGGCAAGCCCAGCGCCGTCAAGCCGGTGGGCAAGGGCATGGAGCTGGTGCCGCTGACCCACCCCAACGATCTTTACGCTGGCGAGGCCGCCACCTTCCAGATGCAGATCGACGGCAAGCCGGCCGCCGGGCTGGAGGTGAACGTGGTGCCGGGCGGCAGCCGCTACCGCGACAAGCTCGACGAGATCAAGCTGAAGACCGGGCAGGACGGCAAGTTCCAGGTGAAGTGGCCGCATCCGGGCATGTACTGGGTCGAAGCCTCCCTGGAGGACGCCAAGACCACGGTGCCGCGCGCCGCCAAGCGCCGCATTTCCTACTCGGGCACCTTCGAGGTGCTGGCGCAGTAA